From a region of the Hippopotamus amphibius kiboko isolate mHipAmp2 chromosome 3, mHipAmp2.hap2, whole genome shotgun sequence genome:
- the MOB1B gene encoding MOB kinase activator 1B codes for MSFLFGSRSSKTFKPKKNIPEGSHQYELLKHAEATLGSGNLRMAVMLPEGEDLNEWVAVNTVDFFNQINMLYGTITDFCTEESCPVMSAGPKYEYHWADGTNIKKPIKCSAPKYIDYLMTWVQDQLDDETLFPSKIGVPFPKNFMSVAKTILKRLFRVYAHIYHQHFDPVIQLQEEAHLNTSFKHFIFFVQEFNLIDRRELAPLQELIEKLTSKDR; via the exons TGGTAGTCGCTCCTCTAAAACGTTTAAACCAAAGAAGAACATTCCAGAGGGTTCTCACCAGTATGAGCTCTTAAAGCATGCAGAGGCCACACTTGGGAGTGGAAACCTCCGGATGGCTGTCATGCTTCCCGAGGGGGAAGACCTAAATGAGTGGGTTGCAGTGAACA CTGTAGATTTCTTCAATCAGATCAACATGCTTTATGGAACAATCACAGATTTTTGTACAGAAGAAAGTTGTCCAGTGATGTCAGCTGGCCCAAA ATATGAGTATCATTGGGCAGATGGGACAAACATAAAGAAGCCAATTAAGTGCTCTGCACCAAAGTATATTGATTACCTGATGACTTGGGTTCAGGACCAGTTGGATGATGAGACACTATTTCCATCAAAAATTG GTGTCCCATTTCCGAAGAATTTCATGTCTGTGGCAAAAACTATACTCAAACGCCTCTTTAGGGTTTATGCTCACATTTATCATCAGCATTTTGACCCTGTGATCCAGCTTCAGGAGGAAGCACATCTCAATACATCTTtcaagcactttattttttttgtccaG GAATTCAACCTTATTGATAGAAGAGAACTTGCACCACTCCAGGAACTGATTGAAAAACTCACCTCAAAGGACAGATAA